One Sodalis praecaptivus DNA segment encodes these proteins:
- the rsmA gene encoding 16S rRNA (adenine(1518)-N(6)/adenine(1519)-N(6))-dimethyltransferase RsmA: MNNRVHQGHLARKRFGQNFLHDSSIIDAIVAAIHPEPGQAIVEIGPGLGALTEPVAERIDAMTVIELDRDLAARLASHPFLQSKLNIVQQDAMTVDFAALSAERGQPLRVFGNLPYNISTPLMFHLFSYTHAIRDMHFMLQKEVVNRLVAGPNSKAYGRLSVMAQYYCNIIPVLEVPPTSFRPAPKVDSAVVRLVPYATLPFPVRDLSKLATLTSLAFNQRRKTLRNSLGNLFSAQQLAEQGIDATLRAENLSVEHYCRLANVLAERPVSQD, from the coding sequence ATGAATAACCGCGTTCATCAGGGGCATCTGGCGCGCAAGCGTTTCGGCCAGAACTTTCTGCACGATAGCTCAATTATTGATGCTATTGTTGCCGCCATTCATCCCGAGCCCGGCCAAGCCATAGTGGAAATCGGCCCCGGCCTGGGCGCCCTGACCGAGCCAGTGGCGGAGCGCATCGACGCCATGACCGTTATCGAGCTTGACCGTGATTTGGCCGCCCGCCTGGCCAGCCATCCTTTCTTGCAGTCCAAGCTCAACATCGTGCAGCAGGACGCGATGACGGTGGATTTCGCCGCGCTGTCCGCCGAACGGGGCCAGCCGCTGCGGGTGTTCGGCAATCTGCCCTACAACATTTCCACGCCGCTTATGTTCCACCTTTTCAGCTATACTCATGCCATTCGCGATATGCACTTTATGCTGCAAAAAGAGGTGGTCAACCGGCTGGTGGCGGGCCCGAACAGCAAGGCCTACGGCCGGTTGAGCGTGATGGCGCAGTACTACTGCAACATCATCCCGGTGCTGGAAGTGCCGCCGACCTCGTTCCGCCCGGCGCCGAAAGTGGATTCGGCGGTGGTGCGGCTGGTGCCCTATGCTACGCTACCGTTCCCGGTCCGCGATTTGAGTAAACTGGCCACGTTGACCAGCCTGGCGTTCAACCAGCGCCGCAAGACGCTGCGCAACAGTCTGGGCAACCTTTTCAGTGCGCAACAGTTGGCGGAACAGGGTATCGACGCGAC
- the pdxA gene encoding 4-hydroxythreonine-4-phosphate dehydrogenase PdxA has protein sequence MGNNQRIVITPGEPAGIGPDLVALLAQQAWPVELVICADPALLTARARQLNLPLRLHPYRPEEPATPRQAGELTVLAIEAPAPVTAGELNAANSHYVIATLARACDGCLSGEFAALLTGPVHKGIINDGGLPFSGHTEYFAERSGRDRVVMMLATASLRVALATTHLPLLAVPGAITRQSLDEVITILVQDLKRQFGIAEPCIYVCGLNPHAGEGGHMGREEIEVITPALDTLRAKGYNLVGPLPADTLFQPKYLQQADAVLAMYHDQGLPVLKYQGFGRAVNITLGLPFIRTSVDHGTALELAGSGQAEAGSIKTALNLAIDMIKHRNE, from the coding sequence ATGGGCAATAACCAACGCATTGTCATCACTCCCGGCGAACCCGCCGGGATAGGTCCCGATCTCGTCGCCCTACTGGCTCAGCAGGCGTGGCCGGTCGAGCTGGTGATCTGCGCCGATCCGGCGCTGTTAACGGCGCGGGCGCGGCAGCTCAACCTGCCGCTGCGGCTGCACCCCTACCGTCCCGAAGAGCCGGCTACGCCGCGCCAGGCTGGGGAGCTGACGGTGCTAGCCATCGAGGCGCCGGCGCCGGTCACTGCCGGTGAACTCAATGCCGCCAATAGCCATTATGTGATAGCGACCCTGGCCCGCGCCTGCGACGGCTGCCTCAGCGGCGAGTTCGCCGCGCTGCTCACCGGTCCGGTGCATAAGGGCATTATTAACGACGGCGGCCTGCCGTTTAGCGGCCATACCGAATATTTCGCCGAACGCAGCGGCCGCGATCGCGTCGTTATGATGTTGGCCACCGCGTCGCTGCGCGTCGCGCTCGCCACCACCCACTTGCCGCTGCTGGCGGTTCCGGGCGCCATCACCCGCCAGTCCCTGGATGAAGTCATTACGATTTTGGTCCAGGATCTCAAGCGGCAATTCGGTATCGCCGAGCCGTGCATCTATGTCTGCGGGCTTAATCCCCACGCCGGCGAAGGCGGCCATATGGGCCGGGAAGAAATCGAAGTGATCACGCCTGCCCTGGATACGCTGCGCGCCAAAGGGTATAATCTGGTCGGTCCGTTGCCTGCCGATACCCTATTTCAACCGAAATATTTACAGCAGGCGGATGCGGTGCTGGCGATGTATCACGATCAGGGTCTGCCGGTGCTGAAATATCAGGGATTCGGCCGGGCGGTCAATATCACGCTGGGGCTCCCCTTCATTCGTACCTCCGTCGATCACGGCACCGCCCTGGAGCTGGCCGGGTCGGGACAGGCGGAGGCCGGCAGTATCAAAACGGCGCTTAATCTCGCCATCGACATGATAAAACATCGTAATGAATAA